A window of Symphalangus syndactylus isolate Jambi chromosome 24, NHGRI_mSymSyn1-v2.1_pri, whole genome shotgun sequence contains these coding sequences:
- the SLC2A10 gene encoding solute carrier family 2, facilitated glucose transporter member 10: MGRPQPVLPLCASVSLLGGLTFGYELAVISGALLPLQLDFGLNCLEQEFLVGSLLLGALLASLVGGFLIDCYGRKQAILGSNLVLLAGSLTLGLAGSLAWLVLGRSVVGFAISLSSMACCIYVSELVGPRQRGVLVSLYEAGITVGILLSYALNYALAGTPWGWRHMFGWATAPALLQSLSLLFLPASTDETAAHKDLIPLQGGEAPKLGPGRPRYSFLDLFRARDNMRGRTTVGLGLVLFQQLTGQPNVLCYASTIFSSVGFHGGSSAMLASVGLGAVKVAATLTAMGLVDRAGRRALLLAGCALMALSVSGIGLVSFAVPMDSGPSCLAVPNATGQTGLPGDSGLLQDSSLPPMPRTSEDQRRPILSTAKKTKPHPRSGDPSAPPQPALSSTLPGPPLPAQGHALLRWTALLCLMVFVSAFSFGFGPVTWLVLSEIYPVEIRGRAFAFCNSFNWAANLFISLSFLDLIGTIGLSWTFLLYGLTAVLGLGFIYLFVPETKGQSLAEIDQQFQKRRFALSFGHKQNSAGIQYSRIEVSAAS; encoded by the exons GCCGCCCCCAGCCTGTCCTGCCCTTGTGtgcctctgtgtctttgctgggTGGCCTCACCTTTGGTTATGAACTGGCAGTCATATCAGGTGCCCTGCTGCCACTGCAGCTTGACTTTGGGCTAAACTGCTTGGAGCAGGAGTTCCTGGTGGGCAGCCTGCTCCTGGGGGCTCTTCTCGCCTCCCTGGTTGGCGGCTTCCTCATTGACTGCTATGGCAGGAAGCAAGCCATCCTCGGGAGCAACTTGGTGCTGCTGGCAGGCAGCCTGACCCTGGGCCTGGCTGGTTCCCTGGCCTGGCTGGTCCTGGGCCGCTCTGTGGTTGGCTTCGCCATTTCCCTCTCCTCCATGGCCTGCTGTATCTACGTGTCAGAGCTGGTGGGGCCACGGCAGCGGGGAGTGCTGGTGTCCCTCTATGAGGCAGGCATCACCGTGGGCATCCTGCTCTCCTATGCCCTCAACTATGCACTGGCTGGTACCCCCTGGGGATGGAGGCACATGTTCGGCTGGGCCACCGCACCTGCTCTCCTGCAATCCctcagcctcctcttcctccctgctaGTACAGATGAGACTGCAGCACACAAGGACCTCATCCCACTCCAGGGAGGTGAGGCCCCCAAGCTGGGCCCGGGGAGACCACGGTACTCCTTTCTGGACCTCTTCAGGGCACGGGATAACATGCGAGGCCGGACCACAGTGGGCCTGGGGCTGGTGCTCTTCCAGCAACTAACAGGGCAGCCCAACGTGCTGTGCTATGCCTCCACCATCTTCAGCTCCGTTGGCTTCCATGGGGGATCCTCAGCCATGCTGGCATCCGTGGGGCTTGGCGCAGTGAAGGTGGCAGCTACCCTGACTGCCATGGGGCTGGTTGACCGTGCAGGCCGCAGGGCTCTGTTGCTAGCTGGCTGTGCCCTCATGGCCCTGTCCGTCAGTGGCATAGGCCTCGTCAGCTTTGCCGTGCCCATGGACTCAGGCCCAAGCTGCCTGGCTGTGCCCAATGCCACCGGGCAGACAGGCCTCCCTGGAGACTCTGGCCTGCTGCAGGACTCCTCTCTACCTCCCATGCCAAGGACCAGTGAGGACCAAAGGAGGCCAATCTTGTCCACTGCTAAGAAAACCAAGCCCCATCCCAGATCTGGAGACCCCTCAGCCCCTCCTCAGCCAGCCCTGAGCTCTACCCTCCCTGGGCCCCCTCTGCCCGCCCAGGGACATGCACTGCTGCGCTGGACCGCACTGCTCTGCCTGATGGTCTTTGTCAGCGCCTTCTCCTTTGGGTTTGGGCCAG TGACCTGGCTTGTCCTCAGCGAGATCTACCCTGTGGAGATACGAGGAAGAGCCTTCGCCTTCTGCAACAGCTTCAACTGGGCGGCCAACCTCTTCATCAGCCTCTCCTTCCTCGATCTCATTG GCACCATCGGCTTGTCCTGGACCTTCCTGCTCTACGGACTGACCGCTGTCCTTGGCCTGGGcttcatctatttatttgttcCTGAAACAAAAGGCCAGTCGTTGGCAGAGATAGACCAGCAGTTCCAGAAGAGACG ATTTGCCCTGAGCTTTGGCCACAAGCAGAACTCCGCTGGCATCCAGTACAGCCGCATTGAGGTCTCTGCGGCCTCCTGA